The proteins below come from a single Nostoc sp. KVJ3 genomic window:
- a CDS encoding MFS transporter: MTTSKSHFNILWVQVWVLAMVQGAITLTWLIYNIYLPQLLTQFGFPASLAVALVLVENALGAVLEPLMGGLSDQARRWVGTRFPFISVGMILASALFIAIPCVVSLIPPTTLIRSLLPIVLVAWALAMTIFRSPAMCLLGMYSTPAQLPLAVSVVTLAGGVIGAFRPISYKFILSLGPVYTFAIGSFVMLGAAAVLRLVNPPEAPVDTNKAEIVKLPVQKLALILVTGFGVAWGIRFLFDVLGKVLKAQLNTDNIDVLMVWIGLAIALASIPAGIFAVKIGNRQAMLCGICAIIPSLLIMISVGAQIPIVVAIVAAFSLIVNGAIPFALGLVPQRWAGLGIGMYFGGFALAMSLFGVIFTQPQAITPFIGAVGSALAFLLAGVCIGISGFFETPRNTEV, translated from the coding sequence ATGACTACCTCAAAATCTCATTTCAATATTTTATGGGTGCAAGTTTGGGTATTGGCAATGGTGCAGGGAGCAATTACTCTCACCTGGTTAATTTATAATATATATTTACCGCAGCTTTTGACTCAGTTTGGTTTTCCCGCCTCACTTGCAGTTGCCTTGGTGCTAGTCGAAAATGCCTTGGGTGCAGTTCTAGAACCATTGATGGGTGGACTTTCAGACCAAGCTAGACGCTGGGTAGGAACTCGGTTTCCCTTTATCTCAGTAGGTATGATTCTGGCATCGGCTTTGTTTATTGCCATACCATGCGTTGTGAGTTTGATTCCACCTACTACCTTAATACGATCGCTCTTACCTATAGTATTGGTAGCCTGGGCATTGGCAATGACAATATTTCGTTCTCCAGCGATGTGCCTGTTGGGAATGTATTCTACACCAGCCCAGTTACCTCTAGCAGTAAGTGTTGTCACTTTAGCAGGGGGTGTGATTGGGGCTTTTAGACCGATAAGCTACAAGTTTATCCTGAGTTTAGGGCCAGTTTATACCTTTGCCATCGGTTCTTTTGTGATGCTGGGCGCGGCGGCTGTGTTGCGGTTAGTCAATCCTCCAGAAGCACCAGTAGATACAAACAAAGCAGAGATAGTAAAGTTACCCGTACAGAAATTGGCTTTGATTTTAGTAACTGGTTTTGGTGTAGCGTGGGGTATCCGATTTCTCTTTGATGTCTTGGGTAAAGTCCTAAAGGCCCAACTGAATACTGATAATATTGATGTGCTTATGGTGTGGATTGGATTAGCGATCGCACTTGCTAGTATACCTGCTGGAATTTTCGCCGTCAAAATTGGTAATCGTCAAGCAATGCTTTGTGGTATTTGTGCGATCATTCCCTCGTTACTAATAATGATATCAGTCGGGGCACAAATTCCGATCGTTGTGGCGATCGTTGCTGCCTTTAGTTTAATTGTCAACGGGGCAATTCCTTTTGCTTTGGGATTAGTACCCCAGCGATGGGCGGGATTAGGAATTGGGATGTATTTTGGTGGGTTTGCTTTAGCAATGAGTTTGTTTGGTGTCATATTTACCCAACCGCAAGCAATAACACCTTTTATTGGTGCTGTTGGGAGTGCATTGGCGTTTTTATTGGCTGGTGTTTGTATTGGAATTAGTGGCTTTTTTGAAACGCCAAGGAACACAGAGGTTTAA
- a CDS encoding PadR family transcriptional regulator, translating into MFRHFRSRFGAPAWAGVSEDDSDSLLVRSWFGHGRHHGRDHGRDHDKHFGNEMFGRGWGDEHRTRRGDIKFILLELLSEHPSHGYDLIKEMETRYGGFRRLSPGSVYPTLQLLEEGGYLKSAQEGGKRIYTITDEGRQLLAERAQQETSDSPWDTVKSFVTGKPQEFIELRNAATELAGVVVQVARSGNMERINRVRELLEQVKREIYAILAEK; encoded by the coding sequence ATGTTTAGACATTTTCGTTCACGGTTTGGCGCACCTGCATGGGCAGGAGTTAGCGAAGACGATTCAGATTCATTGCTTGTCAGGTCTTGGTTTGGGCATGGCAGACATCATGGTAGAGATCATGGTAGAGATCATGACAAACACTTTGGTAATGAAATGTTTGGTCGTGGTTGGGGAGATGAACATCGGACTCGTCGGGGTGACATCAAGTTCATCCTGCTGGAATTGTTATCAGAGCATCCTAGTCATGGTTACGACCTGATTAAAGAGATGGAAACACGTTATGGTGGTTTCCGTCGCCTCAGTCCTGGCTCAGTGTATCCAACACTCCAATTGTTGGAGGAAGGGGGTTATCTAAAGAGCGCCCAAGAAGGAGGCAAGCGGATTTACACGATTACCGATGAGGGTAGACAATTATTAGCAGAACGCGCCCAACAAGAAACTTCAGACTCTCCTTGGGATACCGTCAAAAGTTTCGTGACAGGTAAGCCTCAAGAGTTTATTGAGTTGCGGAACGCTGCAACAGAATTGGCTGGTGTGGTGGTGCAGGTTGCCCGTAGTGGCAATATGGAGCGAATAAATCGGGTGCGTGAGCTTTTAGAGCAAGTTAAACGGGAAATTTACGCGATTCTGGCTGAAAAATAA
- the moeB gene encoding molybdopterin-synthase adenylyltransferase MoeB, with protein sequence MLNPNLDEIQLTKDDYERYSRHLILPEVGLEGQKRLKAANVLCIGTGGLGSPLLLYLAAAGIGRIGIVDFDIVDTSNLQRQVIHGTSWVGKPKIESAKNRIHEINPYCQVDLYETRLTSENALEILQPYDIVVDGTDNFPTRYLVNDACVLLNKPNVYGSILRFEGQATVFNYQGGPNYRDLFPEPPPPGMVPSCAEGGVLGILPGIIGLIQATETVKIILGQGNTLSGRLLLYNALDMKFRELKLRSNPIRPVIEKLIDYEEFCGIPQAKAEEAKQQLESQEMTVKDLKELLDSGAKDFVLLDVRNPNEYDIAKIPGSVLVPLPDIENGNGVAKVKEILNGHRLIAHCKMGGRSAKALAILKEAGIVGTNVKGGITAWSREIDPSVPEY encoded by the coding sequence ATGCTCAATCCCAATCTGGACGAAATCCAGTTGACCAAAGACGATTACGAACGCTACTCCCGACACCTGATTTTACCGGAAGTAGGACTAGAAGGACAGAAGCGCTTGAAAGCCGCTAATGTACTGTGTATCGGTACCGGTGGACTAGGTTCACCACTACTTTTATATTTGGCGGCGGCGGGTATTGGACGCATCGGGATTGTCGATTTCGATATTGTCGATACTTCCAATCTGCAACGCCAAGTCATCCACGGGACATCTTGGGTGGGTAAACCCAAAATTGAATCGGCAAAAAACCGCATTCACGAGATAAACCCCTATTGTCAGGTTGATTTATACGAAACTCGTCTGACTTCCGAAAATGCTCTAGAAATCCTTCAACCTTATGATATCGTCGTCGATGGTACTGATAACTTCCCCACCAGATATTTAGTTAACGACGCTTGCGTATTGTTGAATAAGCCCAACGTCTACGGTTCAATTTTACGCTTTGAAGGGCAAGCTACTGTATTTAACTATCAAGGTGGGCCTAATTATCGTGACCTTTTCCCAGAACCACCACCACCAGGGATGGTTCCCTCTTGTGCAGAAGGTGGAGTACTGGGGATTTTGCCCGGAATTATTGGTTTAATCCAAGCAACCGAAACTGTCAAAATAATTTTGGGACAAGGTAATACTCTAAGTGGGCGATTGCTGCTATATAACGCTTTAGATATGAAATTCCGGGAGTTGAAACTCCGTTCTAACCCAATTCGCCCAGTGATTGAAAAGTTGATCGACTACGAAGAATTCTGCGGGATTCCGCAAGCTAAGGCAGAGGAGGCAAAACAGCAGTTGGAAAGTCAAGAAATGACCGTTAAGGATTTGAAGGAATTGCTGGATAGCGGTGCGAAGGATTTTGTACTGCTGGATGTCCGTAACCCCAATGAGTACGACATTGCCAAGATTCCGGGTTCGGTGTTAGTGCCTTTACCAGACATTGAAAATGGGAATGGCGTTGCGAAGGTGAAGGAAATATTGAATGGCCACCGCTTAATTGCTCATTGTAAGATGGGCGGGCGATCGGCAAAAGCCCTCGCCATCCTCAAGGAAGCCGGCATTGTCGGGACAAATGTCAAAGGCGGAATTACTGCTTGGAGTAGAGAAATCGATCCTTCGGTTCCAGAGTATTAG
- a CDS encoding HAD family hydrolase yields the protein MLAAILFDLDGTIVNTDPIHYLAWQEMLSNYSIEIDETFYKSRISGRLNPEIVKDILPQLSTEEGQKFADEKEALFRKLASNLKPLHGFSELLAWTETHQLKRALVTNAPRLNAEFMLEVLEIKEAFHTVILADDCIAGKPDPAPYQAALNKLAISAEEAIALEDSPSGIRAAVGADIRTIGIASTHDPQVLQEVGAFMAIPDFTDLQLWTLLNSLIEQDLSAIASNP from the coding sequence ATGCTAGCTGCAATTCTTTTTGACCTAGATGGGACTATTGTCAATACTGACCCCATACACTACCTAGCTTGGCAGGAAATGCTGTCAAATTACAGCATCGAAATTGACGAAACATTTTATAAATCCCGAATTAGTGGGCGGCTAAATCCAGAAATTGTTAAGGATATTTTGCCACAATTATCAACCGAGGAAGGGCAGAAATTTGCAGACGAAAAAGAGGCGCTTTTCCGCAAACTCGCCTCGAATCTCAAACCACTGCATGGATTTTCTGAGCTACTAGCATGGACAGAGACACATCAATTAAAGCGGGCATTAGTAACTAATGCCCCTAGATTAAATGCAGAATTTATGCTAGAGGTATTGGAGATAAAAGAAGCTTTCCATACAGTTATTTTAGCGGATGATTGTATTGCAGGTAAACCTGACCCTGCACCCTACCAAGCCGCCCTAAATAAATTGGCGATTTCAGCAGAGGAAGCGATCGCATTAGAAGACTCTCCCTCTGGAATTCGGGCGGCGGTAGGCGCAGACATCCGCACTATTGGCATCGCTTCCACCCACGATCCGCAAGTTTTACAGGAAGTCGGCGCATTTATGGCAATTCCAGATTTTACTGATTTGCAGTTGTGGACATTGCTGAACTCACTTATTGAACAAGATTTAAGTGCGATCGCTTCTAACCCATAA